One region of Salvia miltiorrhiza cultivar Shanhuang (shh) unplaced genomic scaffold, IMPLAD_Smil_shh original_scaffold_455, whole genome shotgun sequence genomic DNA includes:
- the LOC131004780 gene encoding protein CYPRO4, with protein sequence MGASQSREGLELSDSEYSDEEEVEEREEEHYSEKHADAEDRAPQVSAKTLDEVDSRLNALKLKYPSNASPSPQKPKVDLRNAAKLYLHIGGNTPKAKWVVSEKLSYYKFVKKLKIDDEDDYDEDELRRGEGFWVLKIGEKIAVRVSTDLQMKFFGDQRRVDFVDRGVWALKFFLDEEYRGFVTKFQDCLFENVYGLRATEENKLKIYGKEFIGWVKPEESDDAMWEDADDGEWKTADKRPVNFSDRESQDLLEEFEEAATGGGIQSLALGALDNSFLVSDSGVQVVKNFSHGIHGKGVYVKFDDKKLESSSGNSGTPKKGLLMRGETNMMLMSPLKEGKSPTTGLHQLDIETGKIVTEWKFAKDGVDITMKDITSDSKGSQLDPSESTFLGLDNNNLCQWDMRDRKGVVQKIADANPPVLHWNQGHMFSRGTNFQCFATAGDGSIVVGSLDGKIRLYSRTSMRQAKTAFPGLGSPITSVDVTYDGKWVLGTTDTYLILICTLFTDKDGRTKTGFSGRMGNKIPAPRLLKLTPVDAHLAGAGNKFHAGHFSWVTESGKQEKHLVATVGKFSVIWNFQQVKNSAHHCYEKQQGLKSCYCYKIVLKDESIIESRFMHDKFASGSSPEAPLVVATPMKVTSFSMSGKR encoded by the exons ATGGGAGCTTCACAAAGTCGCGAAGGGCTCGAGCTTTCCGATTCGGAATATTCCGACGAGGAGGAGGTAGAGGAAAGAGAGGAGGAGCACTATTCGGAGAAGCATGCCGATGCAGAGGATCGTGCCCCGCAGGTGAGTGCAAAAACCCTAGACGAAGTCGATTCGAGGTTGAATGCTTTAAAGCTGAAATACCCGAGCAATGCGTCTCCTTCGCCTCAGAAACCTAAAGTTGACTTAAGGAACGCCGCTAAGCTTTACCTTCATATCGGCGGCAACACGCCCAAGGCGAAGTGGGTGGTTTCTGAGAAGCTCAGTTATTATAAGTTTGTTAAGAAGTTGAAAATCGATGACGAGGACGATTATGATGAAGACGAATTGCGTCGTGGAGAAGGATTTTGGGTTTTGAAAATCGGGGAGAAGATCGCTGTTAGGGTTTCCACGGATTTGCAGATGAAGTTTTTCGGGGATCAGAGGAGGGTTGATTTTGTGGATAGGGGCGTTTGGGCGTTGAAATTTTTCCTGGACGAGGAGTATAGGGGTTTTGTGACTAAATTTCAGGACTGTTTGTTTGAGAATGTTTATGGATTGAGAGCGACAGAAGAAAACAAATTGAAAATATATGGAAAGGAGTTTATAGGTTGGGTGAAGCCGGAGGAGTCAGATGATGCCATGTGGGAGGATGCAGATGATGGTGAGTGGAAGACTGCGGATAAGAGGCCTGTGAATTTCTCGGATAGAGAGAGCCAGGATTTGTTGGAGGAATTCGAGGAGGCGGCAACGGGTGGCGGGATTCAGAGCTTGGCTTTGGGGGCATTGGATAACAGTTTCTTGGTTAGTGATTCAGGAGTTCAGGTTGTCAAGAACTTTAGTCATGGGATTCATGGGAAGGGAGTTTATGTCAAGTTTGATGACAAGAAGTTGGAATCGAGTTCTGGAAACTCCGGAACACCAAAGAAGGGGCTTTTGATGAGGGGAGAGACGAACATGATGCTGATGAGTCCATTGAAGGAAGGGAAATCACCTACTACTGGGCTTCACCAGTTGGATATTGAGACTGGGAAGATTGTTACAGAGTGGAAGTTTGCAAAGGATGGCGTTGATATCACTATGAAAGATATCACTAGTGATTCAAAGGGATCACAATTGGACCCTTCTGAGTCGACATTTTTGGGTCTGGATAATAACAATTTGTGCCAGTGGGATATGCGCGATAGGAAGGGGGTAGTTCAGAAGATCGCAGATGCCAATCCGCCTGTGCTGCATTGGAATCAAGGTCACATGTTCTCGAGAGGGACCAACTTTCAATGCTTTGCAACTGCTGGAGATGGCTCCATTGTTGTTGGGTCGCTTGATGGGAAGATTAGACTGTACTCGAGGACTTCTATGAGGCAGGCGAAAACTGCGTTCCCTGGCCTTGGCTCGCCAATAACATCGGTTGATGTCACCTATGATGGGAAGTGGGTGTTAGGCACCACAGACACGTATTTGATCTTGATATGCACTTTGTTCACGGATAAGGATGGTAGAACAAAAACTGGTTTTTCTGGACGGATGGGAAACAAGATTCCAGCTCCAAGGTTGCTGAAGCTCACTCCTGTTGATGCACATCTGGCTGGAGCTGGTAATAAATTCCACGCTGGTCATTTCTCTTGG GTTACCGAGAGTGGTAAACAAGAAAAGCATCTGGTTGCTACGGTGGGCAAGTTCAGCGTGATATGGAACTTTCAGCAAGTGAAGAACAGCGCACATCACTGCTACGAGAAGCAGCAAGGACTGAAGAGCTGCTACTGTTACAAGATAGTATTGAAGGATGAATCCATAATCGAGAGCCGGTTCATGCACGACAAATTTGCATCGGGCAGTTCCCCTGAAGCTCCGCTTGTTGTGGCAACTCCGATGAAAGTAACTTCCTTCAGCATGTCGGGGAAACGATGA